One window of Candidatus Neomarinimicrobiota bacterium genomic DNA carries:
- a CDS encoding acyl-CoA dehydrogenase: MKKLGPDFYNITDLLLEEELLIQQTAYDFVQTEFMPVINEHYENSTFPMELVSKLGELGFMGSSLPEESGGAGVSNVAYGLILHELERGDSGLRSFASVQGALVMYPIHAYGSDEQKAKWLPGLGAGTKIGCFGLTEPNFGSNPGGMSTRCKRDGDDWIINGNKMWITNGSVADVAVVWARDEEGIVRGFLLEKGMDGFTSSDIHGKLSLRASVTSELSMVNVRVPDSARLPNIEGLKGPLGCLTQARYGISWGMVGCAVDCYNTALEYSKERKQFSKPIGGYQLTQAKLAEMVTRITEAQLLVYRLGRLKDEGTMTFQQVSMAKRNNCELARDVASISRGILGANGITEDYPIMRHMANIESVYTYEGTHEMHTLIIGQAETGIAAYDS, from the coding sequence ATGAAAAAATTAGGACCCGATTTTTATAACATTACAGATCTGCTGTTAGAAGAAGAATTGCTGATTCAGCAAACAGCTTACGATTTCGTCCAAACGGAATTCATGCCCGTTATAAATGAACATTATGAGAATTCAACCTTTCCCATGGAACTGGTCTCCAAGCTCGGCGAACTGGGCTTTATGGGTTCATCTCTGCCGGAAGAAAGTGGTGGCGCCGGTGTGAGCAATGTGGCATACGGACTCATCCTTCACGAATTAGAAAGAGGAGATTCAGGACTTCGTTCTTTTGCCAGCGTGCAAGGTGCATTAGTTATGTATCCCATCCACGCCTATGGTTCGGATGAACAAAAAGCCAAGTGGCTCCCAGGTTTGGGTGCCGGTACAAAAATCGGTTGTTTTGGACTGACAGAACCCAACTTCGGCTCAAACCCAGGTGGCATGTCCACCCGATGTAAACGGGACGGGGACGACTGGATCATCAACGGCAACAAAATGTGGATTACCAATGGATCTGTGGCTGATGTGGCTGTGGTCTGGGCTCGAGATGAAGAAGGCATTGTTCGTGGATTTTTATTAGAAAAAGGAATGGATGGATTTACGTCCAGCGATATCCATGGAAAATTAAGTTTACGTGCGTCTGTCACATCTGAACTTTCAATGGTGAATGTCCGAGTTCCTGATTCTGCAAGGCTTCCAAACATTGAAGGATTGAAAGGGCCATTGGGTTGTTTGACCCAAGCACGCTACGGCATTTCTTGGGGAATGGTTGGCTGTGCTGTGGATTGTTACAATACCGCGTTGGAATATTCTAAAGAGCGGAAACAATTCTCCAAGCCTATCGGCGGATATCAATTGACCCAAGCCAAGTTGGCGGAAATGGTGACGCGAATCACCGAAGCGCAGTTGTTGGTTTATCGACTGGGACGATTGAAAGATGAAGGCACCATGACTTTTCAGCAAGTCTCCATGGCAAAGCGGAACAATTGTGAATTAGCCCGAGATGTTGCCAGTATATCTCGCGGAATATTGGGGGCAAACGGAATTACAGAAGATTACCCCATTATGCGCCACATGGCAAATATTGAATCGGTTTATACTTACGAAGGCACCCACGAAATGCATACCTTAATAATTGGGCAAGCTGAAACGGGAATTGCCGCTTACGATTCTTGA
- a CDS encoding DUF3303 family protein, producing MLFHATITHSYQTCHSHDENKKARVMEAIQNADEIGLNVHGVYVDPPGHAFYMVIEADTMDQIVQFFDPMLELGDADIHPVMSMQAALDAISKGE from the coding sequence CAACCATTACGCATAGTTACCAAACCTGCCATTCACATGATGAAAATAAAAAAGCGAGAGTGATGGAGGCCATTCAAAACGCAGATGAAATTGGATTAAATGTCCATGGGGTTTATGTGGACCCACCCGGCCATGCGTTTTACATGGTTATAGAAGCAGATACTATGGACCAAATTGTACAATTTTTTGACCCAATGCTAGAATTGGGTGATGCGGACATTCATCCTGTCATGAGTATGCAGGCTGCTTTGGATGCAATATCAAAAGGTGAATAA
- a CDS encoding plasmid maintenance system killer protein, whose protein sequence is MIQSFSDKNTETFFVFGIVKKKVGWRNLTKIAKRKLDMMNYANILSDLKSPPSNRLELLKGKLKGWYSIRINNQWRIVFKWNSMGPFDVAIIDYH, encoded by the coding sequence ATGATTCAGTCCTTTTCAGACAAGAATACGGAAACATTTTTTGTTTTTGGAATCGTCAAGAAAAAAGTTGGATGGAGAAATCTTACTAAAATTGCAAAGCGGAAATTAGATATGATGAATTATGCAAATATTCTTTCTGATTTGAAATCGCCCCCATCCAATCGTTTAGAACTATTAAAAGGGAAATTGAAAGGTTGGTACAGTATCAGAATAAATAATCAATGGCGAATTGTTTTTAAATGGAATTCAATGGGGCCTTTTGATGTGGCAATTATTGATTATCATTAA
- a CDS encoding HigA family addiction module antidote protein: MIRIQRKPTSVGEILKDEFLAPLNMSQKQLADHVGCDVKVVNRLVNERTGLSALMALKLAATFNTTAEFWLNAQKAMDLYIAGKNLKKLPKAVILDPVVV; the protein is encoded by the coding sequence ATGATTCGAATTCAAAGAAAACCAACATCTGTTGGTGAAATTCTAAAAGATGAATTTTTGGCTCCATTAAATATGAGTCAAAAACAACTGGCTGACCATGTTGGGTGTGATGTTAAAGTGGTTAACCGACTTGTGAATGAGCGCACAGGATTAAGTGCTTTAATGGCTTTAAAATTGGCAGCGACATTTAATACTACAGCAGAATTCTGGCTAAATGCTCAAAAAGCCATGGACTTGTATATTGCAGGAAAAAATCTAAAAAAATTACCAAAAGCTGTCATATTAGATCCGGTAGTAGTTTAA
- a CDS encoding MmgE/PrpD family protein — translation MDKSIARQISEFAVNLKYEDLPENVIFEVKRYLYDSLGCAFGSMKTHDVNVILDIYREMGGSSESKVIGFGDELPAVNTALINSLMIRALDFNDIYWKDDPSHPSDIIPAALSTAEKVDSSMKDVIVAIVLAYEFEQRLCLFAKPGVRERKWHHATLTQFVSPIVAGKILELTVDQMVNAIGISGCHNHTIGCPTAGKLTMMKNTVDPMAVQSGVFAALMAQKGYSGTEKVFEGKEGFMDAFIGWNAKDELLNPTDMEGRDGISSWGWDVEALVGNLGKDYKILECGMKAFPTEALTHTHISCALNAMINNDLIYTDIKEVKVTAFAQAYDILFDPTKYRPESRETADHSLPYCMAAAIVDKKITTDSFSDEKLNDPKIFEVIDKIKGEPSQEFEKMFPEKQPSRVVITTNDGNEYSEYLEYPKGDPREPMTMDDLENKFNSLSGDKFNENELTALKELIFNCENFTVRDFMSQLVVN, via the coding sequence ATTTACCGGAAAATGTCATTTTTGAGGTAAAACGGTATCTTTACGATTCATTGGGTTGTGCCTTTGGTAGCATGAAAACACACGATGTAAATGTGATTCTGGACATATATCGGGAAATGGGCGGTTCATCAGAATCCAAAGTAATCGGTTTTGGCGATGAATTACCAGCGGTGAATACTGCCTTGATCAATTCGCTCATGATTCGTGCCCTGGATTTCAACGATATTTATTGGAAAGACGACCCCAGCCATCCCAGTGATATAATCCCGGCCGCATTGAGTACTGCAGAAAAAGTGGATTCATCTATGAAGGATGTGATAGTTGCTATCGTTCTGGCATACGAATTCGAGCAAAGACTATGTTTATTTGCAAAACCCGGTGTTCGTGAACGGAAATGGCATCATGCGACTTTGACCCAATTTGTATCGCCCATAGTTGCAGGGAAAATTCTTGAGCTGACGGTTGATCAAATGGTAAATGCCATCGGTATCAGCGGATGTCATAATCATACCATCGGCTGTCCTACAGCCGGGAAATTGACCATGATGAAAAATACAGTGGATCCCATGGCGGTACAAAGCGGTGTATTTGCAGCACTTATGGCACAAAAAGGGTATTCCGGAACGGAGAAAGTATTTGAAGGAAAAGAAGGATTCATGGATGCATTCATCGGGTGGAATGCGAAAGATGAATTATTAAACCCGACGGATATGGAAGGACGTGATGGCATTTCATCTTGGGGATGGGATGTTGAAGCATTAGTGGGAAATCTGGGGAAAGATTATAAAATCTTGGAATGCGGTATGAAAGCATTCCCCACGGAAGCCCTAACTCATACGCACATTTCCTGTGCCTTGAATGCCATGATCAACAATGATTTGATTTACACAGACATTAAAGAAGTCAAAGTAACTGCTTTTGCTCAAGCATATGATATTTTGTTTGATCCTACAAAATACCGTCCTGAATCAAGAGAAACAGCAGATCATTCGCTGCCTTATTGTATGGCAGCAGCAATTGTTGATAAAAAAATCACTACCGATTCTTTTTCTGATGAGAAATTAAACGATCCAAAAATCTTTGAAGTAATAGATAAAATCAAGGGCGAACCTTCACAGGAATTCGAAAAAATGTTTCCGGAAAAGCAGCCATCAAGGGTTGTGATTACTACAAACGACGGAAATGAATATTCCGAATACCTTGAATATCCCAAAGGGGATCCTCGAGAACCCATGACTATGGATGATTTGGAAAATAAATTTAATTCTCTTTCCGGAGATAAATTCAATGAAAATGAATTAACAGCTCTCAAAGAATTGATTTTTAATTGTGAGAATTTTACTGTCCGGGATTTTATGTCACAACTTGTGGTTAATTAG